In one window of Bdellovibrio bacteriovorus W DNA:
- a CDS encoding hypothetical protein (COG3034 Uncharacterized protein conserved in bacteria): MKKLFAITIGLSLLTSAAFASNAKNTKYSYCEDIRRVDSLLDRSRESVDRLLAEKIQIERIVVSKDRKELYLISGDTMVRYYPVAFGFSPFGHKQFEGDGRTPEGLYYIDYKNPQSQFTKSLHVSYPNKGDLSFAKSKGKSAGGDIMVHGLPSDDRKRQLISKIHPMNWTQGCIAVNNEQMEEIYALVKTNTLIEICASSTEPPKRVGAEESEEDNKITIPAK; this comes from the coding sequence CAAGTGCTGCCTTTGCCTCGAATGCAAAGAACACTAAATATAGCTATTGCGAAGATATCCGCCGAGTAGACAGTCTTTTAGATCGCTCTCGTGAAAGTGTGGATAGGCTTCTTGCTGAAAAGATTCAGATTGAGCGCATTGTAGTTTCTAAGGATCGCAAAGAGTTGTATCTAATATCTGGCGATACGATGGTTCGCTATTATCCAGTAGCATTTGGTTTTAGCCCCTTTGGTCATAAGCAGTTTGAAGGCGATGGCAGAACTCCTGAGGGGTTGTACTACATCGACTATAAGAATCCACAGAGTCAGTTTACAAAGAGTCTCCATGTGTCCTATCCGAATAAAGGAGATCTATCTTTTGCAAAATCAAAGGGTAAATCTGCTGGAGGCGATATCATGGTTCACGGGCTTCCAAGTGATGATCGCAAACGCCAGTTAATCAGTAAGATTCATCCAATGAATTGGACTCAAGGTTGTATTGCAGTTAACAATGAGCAAATGGAAGAGATCTACGCTCTTGTTAAAACGAACACGCTCATTGAGATTTGTGCCTCTTCTACAGAGCCGCCAAAGCGTGTAGGAGCTGAAGAGTCTGAGGAAGATAACAAGATCACCATTCCAGCAAAATAG